TGATCTCTGAGAAGCCTTCTAAAGGCGACGACGATGACAACGGCGGAGGCGGCATGCCAGGTGGCATGGGCGGCGGAATGCCGGGAATGGGAGGCATGGGCGGAATGATGTAAATCATTTCCTAACCTAACTTCCTCGCTCCAACGCTCTGCGTTGGAGTGAATGTTACGACGCTGAGCGTCATAACAAGAAACTTAAGAAACCCTGCGCATTTAGTTGTGCGGGGTTTTTTATTGCTTTCCGGTTTCAGTATAATCCTCTGTCTTCCAGCTAATTAAAGAAACCAATATGAAACCAATAGTCAGAAATATACTCGCTCTTATCACAGGACTTGTGGTCGGGGGATTTGTAAACATGGGAATTATTATGGTCAGTGGTTTCATCATTCCACCACCGGCTGGTACAGATGTTACCACTATGGAAGGGTTACAGGAATCCATGCATCTTTTCAAGCCCATCAACTTTTTAATGCCATTTCTGGCTCATGCTCTTGGCACTATGGTAGGGGCGTTATTAACGGCGTTCATTGCGACATCATCCCAAAAGAAATGGGCGCTGGGTGTAGGTGCTTTCTTTTTGGTAGGAGGAATTGCCAATGTGTCTATGTTGCCGTCACCGCTTTGGTTTAATATTGTGGATATTGGGGGTGCTTATCTACCGATGGCTTACCTGGGGGCTGTGTTAGCTGCTAAATTCCAAAACAAAGATTCATGAAGATATCCGGCGAATTTGAAGTAAAACTGAATCCGATCAAGGCTTATGCCGAAGGAGCAGAAGGGATTTCATTAAACCGAATGTCAATCGACAAAACTTTTTATGGGGATTTGAATGCCACCAGTAAAGGAGAAATGTTGAGTGCGATGACGCCCGTAAAAGGATCAGCCGGATATGTAGCAATGGAGCAGGTAACCGGTACTTTATCCGGGAAGAATGGGAGTTTTGTGTTGCAGCATTATGGAATCATGAATAAGGGAGAACAACAATTGATTTTAGAGGTAGTGCCAGATTCCGGCACGGATGAACTGGAAGGGTTGAAAGGCAAGATGGCGATCAACATTGCCGACGGCAAGCATTTCTACGAGTTTAAGTATTCACTCTGAAAGAGTTCCCCATTTGATGTAAATCATTCAGCGTCTGTGGAAGGTTTTTGGGGCTCTTTACCTTTAATAAGAAATCCAAGTATCAGGCCTGATACCAAACCAATAACTCCAGTTAAAAATAAGAGAACCACCAGCGACATATCCGTTGAAAACCATAGAAAATGGGCCTCAACAGAAACCGTATTTTGTATGATTATCAATATCAGGATAAGACATAGCACCGCAACGAGTGAGAGTTTTAATTTCTTCATTATATATCACCAATTTGTTAGGTTAATTCGAACAGCAATCGGGTAAATCTATTGCATATAAAGCATTAAGATTAATTTAGCCGGAAAAACTACAACTGCAAATGGATATGGCTAGTTATGGGAATAAGAAGAAATTACTTAAAGAGGGTTATGATATATGTTAAAAATTTAACTACTTCTGATACTTATCACTTAACCCGATTCCCTGTTTAATCATCGGGATGATTTTATCCAGCCGGCGTTGTTTGGTAGCTTCTTGTTTGGCTTCGGAAATGTATTGGGCATATTCCCGCTGCCTGCCCGGAGTCAGCTTCCCGAATTGTGCTTTTAAACCTTCATCTTTTGAAAAAGCCGTTGCCAGCAGGGGAGGAATCTTGGGTTTTCTCTTGGTATCGATTTTAACTTCTTTACCGGCTTTCTGATTCTCGATGGCCTGATGCAGAAACTCAGTAATAATTTTGTCGTCCATTTCTTCAAAAGCATGGTACCTGAGCTGTCGCATAGCCTTCGTTTTTCCTTCCTGGGCATTGTGAAGATGTCTCTCAGGGTCGTCCAGCAAAGCTCCATGGAAAAACCAAAGTCCGAAGTGCTCCTTAAAAGCCCCGATTCCTACAACGTTTTTTCCCTTCAGGGAATACACGGGCTGCCCCCATTTGATGGACATATCCAGTTCGGTCTCCGATATTAATTTGTGAAGGTGCCTGAGACTTTTTTCCCAGCGTTCATGCTTTTCTATGTATGCTTCAATAGACTTGATTTTGGCCATAGCAGTTGAGCTTATTTCATTAAGAGCATTTTTCGGGTTTGCACAAATTCTCCGGCCTCCAGGCGGAACAGATAGACGCCACTGGAGAGCTGATCAGCTTCAAATTTCACGGTATGAAAGCCGGCTTCCATCGGTTCATTAACCAACAGTGCAACCTGCTGCCCAAGAATATTATACACGGATACAGTTACTACCCGGGCTGAAGGTAGTCCAAACTGAATGGAGGTGGATGGA
The nucleotide sequence above comes from Gracilimonas sp.. Encoded proteins:
- a CDS encoding DUF3224 domain-containing protein; this translates as MKISGEFEVKLNPIKAYAEGAEGISLNRMSIDKTFYGDLNATSKGEMLSAMTPVKGSAGYVAMEQVTGTLSGKNGSFVLQHYGIMNKGEQQLILEVVPDSGTDELEGLKGKMAINIADGKHFYEFKYSL
- a CDS encoding YdeI/OmpD-associated family protein; the encoded protein is MAKIKSIEAYIEKHERWEKSLRHLHKLISETELDMSIKWGQPVYSLKGKNVVGIGAFKEHFGLWFFHGALLDDPERHLHNAQEGKTKAMRQLRYHAFEEMDDKIITEFLHQAIENQKAGKEVKIDTKRKPKIPPLLATAFSKDEGLKAQFGKLTPGRQREYAQYISEAKQEATKQRRLDKIIPMIKQGIGLSDKYQK